The DNA sequence GGTCCGGGCGCACCACACCGTACGGCTCCAACGTCCGCGCGAGTCGGGCCGCCCGCACATGGTCGTCGGCGAGCCGGTCCACGTGGTGTGCCAGGGCGTACCGCCCGGCGGCGGCGAGCACCCCGGCCTGACGCATCCCGCCGCCCATCCGTTTACGCAGGACGCGAGCGGCCGCGACCCGTTCGGCGCTGCCGACCAGCACCGAGCCGGCCGGCGCGCCGAGCCCTTTGGACAGGCACACCGACAGGGTGTCGAACATCGCGCCGTAGTCGGCCAACGGCACACCGTCGGCGACGTGCGCGTGCCAGATCCGGGCACCGTCGCAGTGCAGCGCCACCCCGGCGTCGGCGGTGACCGCCCGCAGCCCACGCAGCACGTCCAGCCCGATGATCTGTCCGCCGGAACGGTTGTGGGTCTGTTCGACGGCGACCGCCCGGGTCGGCACCGCGCCGTACCCGGCCGGCCGGATCATCGCCGCGACCAGGTCGGGGTCGAGGTCGCCACCGACCGGCGGCCAGGTCCGTGAGGAGATCCCGCCGTACGCGGCGGCAGCACCGACCTCGTAGGTGACCACGTGTGCGTCGGCGTCGCAGAGCAACTCGCCGCCGGGCGGCACCAGGGTC is a window from the Solwaraspora sp. WMMD792 genome containing:
- a CDS encoding GntG family PLP-dependent aldolase, which gives rise to MVDLRSDTVTRPTPGMRAAMAAAEVGDDVYGEDPTVNALESEVAAMFGHEAALFAPTGSMANQVALQTLVPPGGELLCDADAHVVTYEVGAAAAYGGISSRTWPPVGGDLDPDLVAAMIRPAGYGAVPTRAVAVEQTHNRSGGQIIGLDVLRGLRAVTADAGVALHCDGARIWHAHVADGVPLADYGAMFDTLSVCLSKGLGAPAGSVLVGSAERVAAARVLRKRMGGGMRQAGVLAAAGRYALAHHVDRLADDHVRAARLARTLEPYGVVRPDQVRSNIVGLDLAKTPLAAPALAEAARADGVLVSVVGPTAARLVTHLDVDDAAVDRAGEVLGTILRR